The genomic region GGCAACGACGAAATCGACATGCCGAAAGCCCGCCTCCAGGAGTTCCGAAACCGGCTTGGCTATCACCAGGGCTCGGTTTCAGAAACTGCCTTATCTTAGTTAACGTTGAGTAATGCAGATTTAGGTTTATCCTTTAGGGTTTATTGTTTATCGTTGCTTCGTCTCGTTAGTTACATGCAGGCGGAGTGACCCTAAACGATAAACCCTAAACTATTTTATAAGTATTCCCGAATATTGATGCTGTAGCGCGGCAGGCTCCGGCAACTGTCAAGATTCAGTTTATGGGCAATGTTGGTCTTATGGTTGGCCAGCGTCCGGTAGCTGATGCACAGCGAATCGGCAATTTCGGTGCCGGTGCGTCCTTCCCCCACCAGACGAAGAATTTCGCGCTCCCGCTGGCTCAAACGGTCCAGTTGTTGTCTGGTATTGTCGTCGAGCCGGTTCAGACCGAAGTTTTTCATCAGGGCCAGAAAACCCGGGCTGTAATAATAGCCGCCCGTGTTGATGGTCTGAAAACACTTGTACAGTTCGTCCAGGCCGTCTTTGGCGTACAGAAAGCCGTAGAAGTTCGACTGCATGGCCATCGCAACCAGGCGCATGTCCGGTTTGCTCGTATACAGGATGTATTTGGTCCGCTTCTCCGAATTATCCGTTTGTCTGACAACATCCAGGCTTTGCTGGCCCGAAATCTCTGACTCCAGAATGACGCACTCCGGTTTCTTGGTCCGAATCTGCTGCACGGTATCTTCCAGTTCAACCGCTTTGCCGACTACATTATATCCCTGCTGCTTCAGTAACTGGCACAGAACCTCGCAGGTAAATAATTCAGATTGAGCCACAAGTATTGAAAAGTCCTTTCGCTTAATGCTAAACGAAGGCCCTGATTCATTCTTCTTTTCTTCTGCACGGTTCATGATACGCCTGTATACGGTTGCTCAGGTTGAAGCTACATGTAGTATACTAATATTGCCAAATGCGGATGCGCGAAATGACCAATATGCTGCGTGAAATGACTAACAAAACCGTGCCAGGAGTCCGGTAAATAATTCGCTCTCTTCCAAGCCCCCAAAAAGACCAAAACCGGAAAAAATGCGGAATTCACCCGGTAGGGGCATAATTATTTAGTCATTTCACGCAGCATATTGGTCATTTCGCGCATGTGCGCTTGCATTGGGGGGAGCGAAGGGTGTAGTTTCGGTTGTCGATTACGATTTCAACCCGATACTCAACCGAAACTATGCGCAAGATCAAGAGCCTGACCAACGAACAAGTTGACCTTCTGAGAAAGGCAATTCGTGAAAATTCAAGCAACGCTTTCCGCAAGCGCTGCCAGTGCATTCTGTACAGTTTCCACGGTCTGACGGTTACTGAACTGATGGAGGTCTTTGAAGTTGATCGCCGCAGCATTTACAACTGGCTCAATCGTTGGGAAAAGGGCGGACTCGATGCGCTTTCCGACCGGCCGGGCCGGGGACTGAAGCCGAAACTGAATCCTGCCAACGATTACCACGTGCAGGAGGTCCTGAAAGCCATGCAGGTGTACGCCCGCCAGCCACAGCAGGTCCTTAACCACGTGAACACGCACCTGCCCGTGTCTGTAAGTCAGGACACTCTGCGTCGATTTGTAAAGAAATTATCGACTACTGTTCAGGCAGGCATCTGACAATGAATTTTTTAAGGCCGAAAGGCCGGATAAATAGACCAAATTAAGAAACCGTAACTCAAATCAGACGCGCCGAAAGTCGGCCTGTTGCATTCAGACAACGATATGATGACTTCTACCAATCTTTCGCTTCCCTTCGCTCACGACAGTGTATCGTTTGAAAACGTCTGGACAAAGGCAATCAACGGACTTCACCAGCGGTATTACCTGCTGGCCGACAGCATCATGTGGTTTCGCCGGGAACAGGAAACGAGCTCAAATCCGCTGGCCGCGCTGCGGGAAAGCAAAAACATTGAAGAACTGGGCATGCTGCAGCAGGAAGTAATGGGCGTGCTGTGCGATCTGCTGGCTGATGCTCCTGAGACGGACGTAACGATGGCGCTGCCGATCAAACTGCAACTGCAGCAGGACGCCATGATTCTGCAACAGGTCAATCACCGGGTTGACGTGGTTCTGTCGCGGCTGCGCATGAAAAATCCAGCCTTCGAGAGCTGGATGCAGCAGGAACATTAATAAGGAAACCCTAACCCCTTAACTATATCCACAAACGGCCCCTCCTGTCAGCAGGAGGGGCCGTTTTTTATCCGGTTACGACCGTGCCCAGTTCCGCCGCGATCTGCTTGTCGATTTCCTTTAGATGCTTGAACTCGGTCATCAATTCGATACACTGTTCGTATTCCTGCCGGTCCTGGGCCTCTGCAATCTGCCGCTTGACAGCCTCCATCTTATCTTCTACAATGGTTTTCTTTAGTCGCAGCACATTGCCATAAGCGGCATCCGCAATTTTGTCCAGTTCGGTCGGGACGTAAATCTCGTGCTTCAGCCAGCCGTCGCTCAATTCATAGCGGTTCGTCACCAGATGCACGGTCTGCTGCTGCACCTCCCTGGACGAATGCCGCAGGAAGTACTCCGCCGACCGGATTTCCTGTTCGGCAAACCCGGCCCGGATGTCGTTGAGCATATCCCGGAAGAGCGGAGTGACAAACTGAATCCCGTTCAGCTCGTGCAGCATGTAATGGCAGAGCGAAACGGAAGGCTCCAGTTCGACCGGACCATAATTCAGGAGCAGGCGCAGGCATTCTTCCTCGTGCCGGTAATAAAGGGTCTGGACCTGGCTGACGGCGGGCTTGGCCGGCTGCTCGGGGGCCGCCGGTGCCGGTTCGACGGGCATGTCGCCCCAAAACTCATCAAAAGGCGGCTCGGCGGGCGGTGCGCTGGGCTCATTCCGGGGGCGGACCGGCTTGTCCTGCTGTTTGCGAAGCAGT from Tellurirhabdus rosea harbors:
- a CDS encoding LuxR C-terminal-related transcriptional regulator — translated: MAQSELFTCEVLCQLLKQQGYNVVGKAVELEDTVQQIRTKKPECVILESEISGQQSLDVVRQTDNSEKRTKYILYTSKPDMRLVAMAMQSNFYGFLYAKDGLDELYKCFQTINTGGYYYSPGFLALMKNFGLNRLDDNTRQQLDRLSQREREILRLVGEGRTGTEIADSLCISYRTLANHKTNIAHKLNLDSCRSLPRYSINIREYL
- a CDS encoding helix-turn-helix domain-containing protein, coding for MRKIKSLTNEQVDLLRKAIRENSSNAFRKRCQCILYSFHGLTVTELMEVFEVDRRSIYNWLNRWEKGGLDALSDRPGRGLKPKLNPANDYHVQEVLKAMQVYARQPQQVLNHVNTHLPVSVSQDTLRRFVKKLSTTVQAGI